The following are encoded together in the Dyella terrae genome:
- a CDS encoding dihydrofolate reductase family protein: MRKLIASTFVSLDGIMQAPGGPEEDATGGFTQGGWMFAHAADESLDISAAGFDGKGRELVLGRRTYEIFDAYWPYQPDENPIAKIFNAAKKHVASRTLTTLDWNNSTLLGNDVVSAITALKAQPGLDLQIIGSGNLIQSLQAASLIDEYIVWTFPVVLGRGKRLFGGMAKPSSLRLIASKVSASGVVMSTYVPDGDIQLGTFVEDAPSEKALALRKRMASETW; encoded by the coding sequence GGACCGGAAGAAGACGCCACGGGTGGATTCACGCAGGGCGGTTGGATGTTTGCCCATGCAGCAGACGAGAGTCTGGACATCTCGGCAGCCGGTTTTGACGGCAAGGGCCGCGAGCTGGTGCTCGGGCGGCGGACCTACGAGATATTCGACGCATACTGGCCATACCAGCCGGACGAGAACCCCATCGCGAAGATATTCAACGCGGCGAAGAAACATGTTGCGTCGCGCACGTTGACGACACTCGATTGGAACAACTCGACCCTGCTCGGAAACGACGTCGTTTCGGCCATCACCGCCCTCAAGGCTCAGCCGGGTCTCGACCTACAGATCATTGGCAGCGGCAACCTGATTCAATCGCTCCAGGCCGCTTCGCTGATCGACGAATACATCGTGTGGACCTTCCCCGTTGTACTTGGGCGTGGCAAACGCCTCTTCGGCGGGATGGCCAAGCCATCATCGCTTCGGCTGATCGCGTCCAAGGTATCGGCGAGTGGTGTCGTGATGAGTACGTATGTGCCGGACGGTGATATCCAGCTGGGCACGTTCGTGGAGGATGCGCCGAGCGAGAAGGCCTTGGCTTTGCGAAAACGGATGGCGAGCGAGACGTGGTGA
- a CDS encoding NAD-dependent epimerase/dehydratase family protein, whose protein sequence is MSFRVLVAGGTGQVGSAVIRALLATSSCAEVVLVNRREAPIAADARLRQVIMDTGAPSFASDVAELAGTCRAQGDPVYAASCIGIGKGSQQWSVDDMRKLEIGVVGAFARGCLAAGVERFGLLSAAGSSTKSRIRYARIMGEKEDAVRGVGFKQLAIFRPGIIAGNAHTPGYLAVLGRLVPGSFGTIDQDDIGRAFVGEFLHGKDGTTILENAAIRQRARAL, encoded by the coding sequence ATGAGCTTTCGCGTTCTGGTCGCCGGTGGTACCGGACAAGTGGGGTCGGCAGTGATACGGGCATTGCTCGCCACGAGCTCCTGCGCGGAGGTCGTGCTGGTCAATCGCCGGGAGGCACCTATCGCGGCCGACGCGCGTCTGCGCCAGGTGATCATGGATACGGGTGCGCCAAGCTTCGCCAGTGATGTCGCCGAACTGGCCGGGACATGTCGTGCGCAGGGTGACCCTGTGTATGCCGCATCGTGCATCGGCATTGGCAAAGGGAGCCAGCAATGGAGCGTAGACGACATGAGGAAACTGGAGATCGGTGTGGTCGGCGCGTTTGCGCGCGGCTGCCTGGCTGCAGGCGTCGAGCGATTCGGGCTACTTTCGGCAGCCGGTAGCAGCACCAAGAGCCGGATTCGCTACGCCCGCATCATGGGTGAAAAGGAGGACGCCGTGCGCGGCGTCGGATTCAAGCAATTGGCCATCTTTCGACCCGGCATCATCGCCGGCAATGCGCACACCCCTGGTTATCTTGCTGTACTCGGTCGCCTGGTGCCGGGATCGTTCGGAACGATTGATCAGGACGATATCGGTCGTGCCTTTGTCGGTGAATTTCTGCACGGAAAAGACGGCACGACGATTTTGGAGAACGCGGCGATAAGGCAACGAGCACGCGCCCTTTAG